The proteins below come from a single Parcubacteria group bacterium genomic window:
- a CDS encoding right-handed parallel beta-helix repeat-containing protein: protein MKKTLSIIILMLLLPIGVMATFQIPSDRSITWTGNAGVNGGIPIRTTICQTITASSGDRTAEIQTAINNCPSGQVVLLGAGTFNISGLQMKTDVTLRGSGMGSTIIVPSGSEFIHFGAYGVDYGTAVGLSSGLTKGSTSITTSGNHGWNVGDCIVIDQLNNAAGDPPVTNVGEGGSMTMSGRTGDGTRAIQQVVKLVAPTSGTTATLEIPLYWTMDGTKTPQAAKVTMQVTNAGIEDLTFNSSYFYNVTIFNADNCWLKGVELNGFSESGMGIYLTNAYRIQIEKCNFHQVVAGTANDNYAITSAMTGSAHLIQNNTIHNVSCGVVIQGGFSGGVIAYNYLTNIWQEVYPTANRYAIGLHGGHQFQNLFEGNVIEGALFSSDNYWGSNSNNTLFRNRIHMDYTKVDQLVTLGVSNNQTYYNVIGNYLGTAGQDDAYETTTIPYAPSSKYIYFTPSGACKTTMLRHGNWDAVTAGQKWCDSSGEPGCQGATVDHSLPDSLYYDSKPAFFGSIAWPPINPETPFVADIPAKVYYDTGSWPDTGGDDTTPPNVPSGLSVE, encoded by the coding sequence ATGAAAAAAACTTTATCCATAATTATACTCATGTTGTTGCTACCAATAGGAGTTATGGCAACATTTCAGATACCATCGGATCGCTCCATCACATGGACAGGAAATGCTGGAGTAAATGGAGGCATTCCGATTAGAACTACTATTTGCCAAACTATTACAGCATCTAGTGGAGACAGGACAGCTGAAATCCAGACCGCCATAAACAACTGCCCATCAGGTCAGGTAGTATTGCTAGGTGCTGGGACATTTAACATATCTGGGTTACAAATGAAAACCGACGTCACTTTGCGTGGTTCTGGCATGGGATCAACAATAATCGTGCCAAGTGGTTCTGAGTTTATTCATTTTGGAGCTTATGGGGTAGATTATGGTACAGCCGTTGGGCTATCAAGTGGATTAACTAAAGGTTCAACCTCAATCACAACCTCTGGGAATCACGGATGGAATGTGGGTGATTGTATTGTTATCGATCAATTAAACAATGCGGCAGGAGACCCGCCAGTCACTAATGTCGGAGAAGGTGGCAGTATGACCATGAGCGGCCGAACAGGAGATGGGACAAGGGCAATCCAACAAGTAGTCAAATTGGTAGCACCTACATCTGGAACCACGGCAACGCTTGAAATCCCGCTATACTGGACTATGGATGGTACAAAAACACCGCAGGCAGCAAAAGTAACAATGCAAGTTACAAACGCTGGGATTGAGGATTTAACTTTTAACTCATCCTACTTCTATAACGTTACCATTTTCAATGCCGATAATTGCTGGCTGAAGGGAGTGGAGTTGAATGGATTTTCCGAATCTGGAATGGGAATTTATTTGACAAATGCTTATAGAATCCAGATTGAAAAATGCAATTTTCATCAGGTGGTTGCCGGGACAGCTAATGACAACTACGCAATTACCTCAGCAATGACGGGTAGCGCGCATCTGATTCAAAATAACACAATCCATAACGTATCCTGTGGGGTAGTGATTCAGGGTGGATTTTCTGGCGGAGTCATTGCTTACAATTATCTGACAAACATATGGCAAGAGGTATATCCAACCGCAAATAGATATGCAATCGGACTTCATGGTGGGCATCAATTTCAAAACTTATTTGAGGGAAATGTAATCGAAGGTGCTCTTTTTAGTTCTGATAATTACTGGGGGTCAAATAGCAATAATACATTATTCCGAAACAGAATCCATATGGATTATACGAAAGTGGATCAACTGGTCACTCTTGGGGTGTCAAACAACCAAACATACTACAATGTGATTGGAAATTATCTTGGCACTGCCGGACAGGACGACGCATATGAAACCACAACTATCCCGTATGCACCATCATCTAAATATATTTATTTTACCCCTTCTGGGGCATGTAAAACAACAATGCTCCGACATGGAAACTGGGACGCAGTAACGGCAGGACAAAAATGGTGTGATAGTAGCGGAGAGCCTGGATGTCAAGGTGCAACTGTAGATCATTCATTGCCTGATTCACTTTATTATGACTCAAAACCAGCATTTTTCGGGTCCATCGCATGGCCACCAATTAATCCAGAAACCCCTTTTGTCGCTGATATTCCTGCGAAAGTATATTATGATACTGGTTCATGGCCAGATACAGGAGGCGATGACACCACGCCACCAAATGTGCCTAGCGGGCTGAGCGTGGAATAA
- a CDS encoding class I SAM-dependent methyltransferase, which yields MSKINQDKMFADTAVMYDANANEYAKASRRELRELTLQPSLVKHLGDLSGKRVLDVGCGMGNSSRLALSCGARRVVGIDISEKEIITAREIDSYEPIKYLIRNAIDDLSDLGKFDLVTAILSVHYCTERAMLEKLFSNVKKVLKSGGEFLAVVVPFSDYDGYGVRISSPTGREGEPSNVSLSDFGGSKFLDFDDIYWSEKTYQEVLEKIGFSVEWLPCFVSNEGIRKYGENFWRKFLDDPIYKIFIAK from the coding sequence ATGTCAAAAATTAATCAGGACAAGATGTTTGCAGATACTGCCGTGATGTATGATGCCAATGCAAATGAATATGCCAAGGCTTCGAGACGAGAACTACGAGAGTTAACTCTCCAGCCATCGTTGGTTAAGCATTTAGGCGATCTTTCTGGAAAGAGAGTATTGGATGTTGGTTGTGGCATGGGCAATTCCAGTCGTCTAGCACTTTCATGCGGAGCGCGGAGAGTTGTAGGCATTGATATTTCTGAAAAAGAAATTATTACAGCACGGGAAATTGATTCTTACGAACCCATCAAATATTTAATCAGAAATGCTATTGATGACTTGAGCGATTTGGGAAAATTCGATTTGGTCACGGCAATTTTATCGGTACATTACTGTACGGAACGAGCAATGCTGGAAAAATTGTTTTCCAACGTCAAGAAAGTACTCAAGTCCGGTGGTGAATTTTTGGCGGTCGTCGTTCCTTTCTCTGACTACGATGGTTATGGCGTAAGAATTTCATCACCAACTGGCCGAGAAGGCGAGCCGTCCAATGTTTCTCTATCTGATTTTGGTGGTAGTAAATTTCTTGACTTCGATGATATCTATTGGAGTGAAAAAACTTACCAGGAAGTCCTGGAAAAAATCGGGTTTTCTGTTGAATGGCTTCCGTGCTTTGTATCTAATGAGGGGATTCGGAAATACGGGGAAAATTTCTGGCGGAAGTTTTTAGATGATCCTATCTACAAAATTTTTATCGCGAAATAA
- a CDS encoding ATP-binding protein: protein MLYKRKINDEILKFLDLEEIIVLHGARQVGKTHILLWLEDYLKSKGEDVYYIDLEDSRYKKLLDLGTAEFITHLKEEGHFPKESKKTFVFIDEIQYLDNPSEFLKLIADHHKNIKLIVSGSSSFEIKSKFKDSLVGRTINFEIFNLSFEEYLMFKKYTYTPSKKTTALKQAELRALYREFVLFGGYPKVALIDNIELKEKRLQQIIDTYIRKDIKELANIDNIESFNKLLEVLASQSGQLVNSKELANTCKLSAITIEKYLFILEQTYIIKLVRPYNKNIRSELSKMPKVFFYDSGLMQMLWLKSLQKELIGNVFETSIFSELVKKYGRDKVYYWRTKDKKEIDFIAIPKNEIVPIEVKINFNKANLSAINYFLENYKLSKYQIIGLDGYEQRKGWVYPWEI, encoded by the coding sequence ATGCTCTACAAAAGAAAAATTAACGATGAAATCCTAAAATTCCTTGATTTAGAGGAAATAATTGTTTTGCATGGCGCCCGGCAAGTTGGTAAGACGCATATTTTACTGTGGCTGGAAGATTATCTGAAAAGCAAAGGAGAGGATGTATATTACATAGATTTGGAAGATTCGCGGTATAAAAAGCTACTAGACCTAGGAACCGCTGAATTTATCACCCACCTGAAGGAGGAGGGACATTTCCCGAAAGAGAGCAAAAAAACTTTTGTATTTATTGATGAAATTCAGTATCTGGACAATCCTTCTGAGTTTTTGAAACTGATTGCCGATCATCACAAAAATATCAAGTTGATCGTGTCGGGATCTTCCAGCTTTGAGATAAAAAGCAAATTCAAAGATTCGCTTGTCGGACGAACGATTAATTTTGAAATTTTTAACCTATCTTTTGAGGAATACTTAATGTTCAAAAAATACACCTATACTCCAAGTAAAAAAACAACAGCGCTAAAGCAAGCCGAATTAAGAGCTCTCTACAGAGAATTCGTTTTGTTTGGCGGCTATCCAAAAGTGGCACTGATTGACAATATTGAATTAAAAGAAAAGCGCTTGCAGCAAATCATTGATACCTACATCAGAAAAGATATCAAAGAATTAGCCAACATCGATAATATTGAAAGTTTCAACAAATTATTGGAGGTTTTGGCATCGCAAAGCGGTCAATTGGTTAATAGCAAAGAATTAGCCAACACTTGCAAGCTATCCGCAATAACGATTGAAAAATATTTATTCATTCTCGAACAAACCTACATAATAAAATTAGTCAGGCCCTATAATAAAAACATTCGCAGCGAACTTTCTAAGATGCCAAAAGTATTCTTTTATGATTCTGGATTGATGCAGATGCTTTGGCTCAAAAGTTTGCAAAAAGAGCTTATTGGCAATGTTTTTGAAACTAGTATTTTCAGTGAACTCGTGAAAAAATATGGGAGAGATAAGGTTTATTATTGGCGGACAAAAGATAAAAAAGAAATTGATTTTATCGCTATTCCCAAAAATGAAATTGTTCCCATCGAAGTTAAAATTAATTTTAACAAAGCTAATCTATCGGCCATAAACTATTTTTTAGAAAATTATAAACTGAGCAAATATCAAATAATTGGTCTTGATGGATATGAACAAAGAAAGGGCTGGGTTTATCCCTGGGAGATTTAA
- a CDS encoding helix-turn-helix domain-containing protein, whose protein sequence is MENELKQLGLTPNEIKIYNALLELGENTVGPLIKKLGMHRQVAYDALEGLESKKMILKTTKNNRLVFRVANPQNILDNIKQQEIIASSLVEEINSKLTGQQKGQEIRVYEGAKAYRELIKRKDDLMPENSQYLVVTGAAMKFKEIMLKSGVFERSNRIRMKKNIKTKLIFGNISSAEAQLVKRANSEYRFLPEGYSSPTSFDIWHDSITLNSYGSGNGDDMFCIEIKNEDFRQSYLTYFDLLWKMAKK, encoded by the coding sequence ATGGAAAACGAACTAAAACAACTTGGGCTCACACCCAATGAAATCAAGATCTATAACGCGCTGTTGGAATTGGGCGAAAATACGGTGGGGCCACTGATCAAAAAGCTGGGGATGCATCGCCAGGTGGCTTATGACGCGCTGGAAGGATTAGAAAGTAAAAAGATGATTTTGAAAACTACCAAAAATAACCGCTTGGTTTTTCGGGTGGCTAATCCGCAAAATATTCTCGACAACATCAAGCAACAAGAAATCATCGCTTCTAGTTTGGTCGAAGAAATCAATTCCAAACTAACCGGTCAACAAAAAGGTCAAGAGATTCGAGTTTATGAAGGCGCCAAGGCTTATCGAGAGTTAATTAAAAGAAAAGATGATTTGATGCCGGAGAATTCGCAATACCTAGTTGTCACTGGCGCGGCGATGAAATTCAAAGAAATAATGCTCAAATCCGGTGTGTTTGAAAGAAGTAACCGCATCCGCATGAAAAAAAATATCAAGACAAAATTGATTTTTGGCAACATCAGCTCCGCGGAAGCCCAGCTTGTCAAACGCGCCAACTCGGAATATCGCTTTTTGCCGGAAGGCTATTCTTCGCCAACATCATTTGACATTTGGCACGACTCCATCACTCTCAATTCCTATGGCTCGGGAAACGGCGATGATATGTTTTGCATCGAAATCAAAAACGAAGACTTCCGCCAGTCTTATCTGACCTATTTCGATCTGCTTTGGAAGATGGCGAAAAAATAA
- a CDS encoding Bro-N domain-containing protein — protein sequence MNKNIFSTKVAVFKGKEIRKIIYQNEWWFSVVDVIYALTDSDRPSVYWTAMKARVKDEAEFQLSTICRQLKLLAPDGKMRETDCANTEGMFRIIQSIPSPKAEPLKRWLAKVGYERVQEIEDPELAAKRTRALYKLKGYSEDWIEKRMRGIVIREELTDEWQKRGARENRDYEILTAEISKATFGVTPVEYKKLKGLKRENLRDHMDDFELIFTMLGERSTTEIHKNENSKGVKKLKDDAKIGGRIAGNARKELETKLGRSLVSKKNFIKNPENKRLLNK from the coding sequence ATGAACAAAAATATTTTCTCCACGAAAGTTGCCGTTTTCAAGGGCAAGGAAATTCGAAAAATCATCTATCAAAATGAATGGTGGTTTTCGGTTGTGGATGTAATTTATGCGCTTACAGATAGCGATCGCCCAAGTGTTTATTGGACTGCGATGAAGGCAAGAGTTAAAGATGAGGCCGAGTTTCAACTATCTACAATTTGTAGACAGTTGAAATTGCTGGCTCCTGATGGAAAAATGCGTGAAACCGATTGCGCTAACACCGAAGGGATGTTTCGCATTATTCAATCAATTCCTTCGCCCAAAGCCGAGCCTCTGAAGCGCTGGCTGGCGAAAGTTGGTTATGAGCGAGTGCAGGAAATCGAAGATCCGGAATTGGCAGCCAAAAGAACCAGAGCACTCTATAAGCTCAAGGGCTATTCCGAGGATTGGATCGAAAAGCGCATGCGCGGGATTGTAATTCGCGAAGAACTGACGGATGAGTGGCAAAAGCGAGGCGCAAGAGAAAATCGAGATTATGAAATTTTGACAGCGGAAATTTCTAAAGCGACTTTTGGCGTGACGCCGGTTGAATACAAAAAACTAAAAGGCTTGAAGCGCGAAAACTTGCGTGATCATATGGATGATTTCGAGCTGATTTTTACGATGCTTGGCGAGCGGTCGACAACGGAAATTCATAAAAATGAAAATTCCAAAGGCGTGAAAAAGCTGAAAGATGATGCAAAGATTGGCGGAAGAATTGCTGGCAATGCCAGAAAAGAATTGGAAACTAAGTTGGGCAGATCGCTGGTTTCTAAAAAGAATTTTATAAAAAATCCGGAGAATAAGAGGCTTTTGAATAAATAG
- a CDS encoding helix-turn-helix domain-containing protein gives MSNNLDKNLLSNLQALGLSEKEAVVYVDLLKKARPVGSSKIVTSTGLHGQYVYNSLYALEEKGLVKHSIVNGRKKFESNPPARINNLIEEKRLVAKKTLEQLSDIAVRPIGQEFEVYQGETAYIQRQFDTLEIMPEGEEMVIISTDWGELFTEKRTDFLDAYEKRRNEKKISIRFILNEGLRKVAKRSDETRLRTQYRFLPDHHSYGGICVFNDAVDFFLKGDPITVFSFKNQKTTAGYRNFFEVLWGMGKE, from the coding sequence ATGTCAAATAATCTTGATAAAAATTTATTATCAAATCTCCAAGCGCTAGGCCTGTCTGAAAAAGAAGCGGTTGTTTATGTCGATCTTTTGAAAAAAGCCCGGCCAGTCGGCAGTTCCAAGATAGTGACTAGCACCGGACTTCACGGGCAATATGTCTATAATTCGCTCTATGCACTAGAAGAAAAGGGGCTGGTCAAGCACAGTATCGTGAATGGTCGCAAGAAATTTGAATCCAATCCACCGGCACGTATCAACAACTTAATTGAAGAAAAACGGCTAGTGGCAAAAAAGACACTAGAACAACTAAGTGACATCGCTGTCCGCCCAATAGGGCAAGAATTCGAAGTGTATCAAGGCGAAACCGCCTACATCCAAAGGCAGTTCGATACCTTGGAAATTATGCCTGAAGGCGAAGAAATGGTAATTATTTCCACCGATTGGGGCGAGTTGTTCACTGAGAAGCGGACGGATTTTCTTGATGCCTATGAAAAACGGCGCAATGAAAAAAAAATTTCTATTCGTTTCATTCTAAATGAAGGGCTACGCAAAGTCGCCAAGCGATCAGACGAGACGCGCCTCCGGACTCAGTACCGCTTCCTACCGGATCATCACAGCTATGGCGGAATTTGCGTCTTCAATGATGCGGTAGATTTCTTCCTGAAAGGTGACCCAATTACTGTTTTTTCTTTCAAAAACCAAAAAACTACCGCCGGTTATCGCAATTTTTTTGAAGTATTGTGGGGAATGGGGAAAGAATAG
- the mutM gene encoding bifunctional DNA-formamidopyrimidine glycosylase/DNA-(apurinic or apyrimidinic site) lyase: MPELPEVETITTDLNQKVKGLIITKFWSDFPSAIKGTTLLQFQREMKNKKILSAQRVGKNIFLHLSGGKSLHIHLRMTGHLLVKLNPPHPSPLLSKERRQKYKKSPSPYQGEGGRRPDEVDFFNDKVNQYIHHIWYLNKNKTLEFSDLRKFATMRLLETNSIKKYLAEKKIGIDAMSEQFTLTKFNELLDAKPKMLIGIFLLDQSIISGIGNIYRSEILFASGVLPERKNESLEKDERKKIFLATKKILKLAIKMRGTSDSDYRDSDGAPGHFQEMLKVYRRDKLPCPAKCGGLILRKKMAQRSVFFCAKCQK, encoded by the coding sequence ATGCCAGAACTGCCAGAAGTTGAGACAATTACAACAGATTTAAACCAAAAAGTCAAGGGATTGATTATTACAAAATTTTGGTCAGATTTTCCGTCGGCCATAAAAGGCACGACGCTTTTGCAGTTTCAACGCGAGATGAAAAACAAAAAAATCCTTTCCGCCCAGCGGGTGGGGAAAAATATATTCCTCCATCTTTCTGGCGGGAAATCGCTGCATATTCATTTGCGGATGACGGGACATTTGCTTGTGAAATTAAATCCACCTCACCCTAGCCCTCTCCTTAGTAAGGAGAGGAGACAAAAATACAAAAAAAGCCCTTCTCCTTACCAAGGAGAAGGTGGCCGTAGGCCGGATGAGGTGGATTTTTTCAACGATAAGGTCAATCAATATATTCACCACATTTGGTATTTAAATAAAAACAAGACATTGGAATTTTCTGATTTGCGAAAGTTTGCAACGATGCGACTTCTGGAGACAAATAGTATTAAAAAATATTTGGCGGAAAAAAAGATTGGTATTGATGCGATGAGTGAACAGTTTACGCTGACAAAATTCAATGAACTGCTTGACGCTAAACCAAAAATGCTCATTGGCATCTTCCTCCTTGATCAAAGTATCATTTCCGGCATTGGAAACATCTATCGCAGTGAGATTCTTTTTGCCTCCGGAGTTTTGCCAGAACGCAAAAATGAAAGTCTGGAAAAAGACGAGCGCAAAAAAATCTTTCTGGCCACAAAAAAAATCCTAAAACTGGCCATCAAAATGCGCGGAACATCCGACAGTGATTATCGCGACTCAGATGGTGCGCCGGGACATTTTCAAGAAATGCTAAAAGTCTATCGTCGAGATAAATTGCCATGTCCCGCAAAATGCGGCGGACTAATTTTGCGCAAAAAAATGGCACAAAGAAGTGTGTTCTTTTGTGCCAAATGCCAGAAATAA
- a CDS encoding DUF1653 domain-containing protein: MKLGKYQHYKGKYYEVLGVAHHSETLEELVVYRALYASKEFGENALWVRPKKTFLEEVVIDGKKVPRFKFVK, from the coding sequence ATGAAGTTAGGAAAATATCAACACTATAAAGGCAAATACTATGAAGTGCTTGGCGTGGCACATCATAGCGAAACGTTGGAAGAATTGGTTGTCTATCGCGCTCTCTATGCTAGCAAAGAATTCGGCGAAAATGCTCTTTGGGTTAGGCCGAAGAAAACGTTTCTGGAAGAAGTTGTGATTGATGGTAAAAAAGTTCCGCGGTTTAAATTTGTAAAATAG
- a CDS encoding DUF2207 domain-containing protein, which translates to MRKYFFVLIVAGLAFSLFGVDARAAVTARTNVTDWYIKDFQSEILVNKDSTLLIAERITADCGMASGKHGIFRTLPTVFRTTDETISMPVELVSITDFAGKSLQYSTQKNYSNNTVTWKIGDPDRTVTGVNNYLITYKIKNTILFDNPAFDELYWNLNGNFWDIETDNFTGTIVFPAEVTKNNTKVDYYTGSIGSKSQAGANYSWISDNILQFQSTGMLGIGEGITASITFSKNIFTPYAPTFIEKYAFYLWFIIPLVAFAICFGLWNKYGKDPRMDKTIITEFDVPEKLSPLELGTLFFNGTLKNEYITAAIINLAVKKIIQIEETEGLDSVPDGPAKEVVSEFSDKQKSFIEKTLNFLHIGKDFRLKIIDQARIAELSQPEQVLIEGVFSGKDEVMLSSLRNKFYQSISKIKKETIKNLEEKKFIEVAGLSFQVAFLILGVAFVFLTFILAAYSFLSLPAMIFTTIILFIFAFLMPKRTSSGAEVFWKTQGFKLYMETAEKYRDQFYEKENIFEKLLPYAIMFGMTKLWIKKMKEIYGEDYFNSYHPGWFVGSSLASFDADSFSSQIDSLSSAMAANTSSGSGAGGGGGSGGGGGGGGGGGW; encoded by the coding sequence ATGAGAAAATACTTTTTTGTTTTGATTGTAGCTGGATTGGCATTCTCGCTTTTTGGAGTCGACGCGCGAGCTGCTGTTACTGCGCGGACCAATGTCACTGATTGGTATATCAAAGATTTTCAATCAGAAATTTTAGTCAACAAAGATTCAACATTACTCATCGCAGAGAGAATCACAGCTGATTGTGGGATGGCTTCCGGCAAACACGGAATTTTCCGCACTTTGCCGACTGTTTTTCGTACGACGGACGAAACAATCTCGATGCCGGTCGAACTTGTGAGTATCACGGATTTTGCTGGAAAAAGCTTGCAATATTCCACGCAAAAAAACTATTCGAATAATACGGTGACGTGGAAGATTGGTGATCCTGATCGGACCGTGACCGGAGTGAATAATTATCTCATAACCTATAAAATAAAAAATACCATCCTTTTTGATAATCCTGCTTTTGACGAGCTTTATTGGAACTTGAACGGTAATTTTTGGGACATTGAAACAGACAACTTTACTGGCACAATAGTTTTTCCTGCTGAAGTCACAAAAAATAATACTAAAGTGGATTATTATACCGGCAGTATTGGCAGTAAAAGCCAGGCTGGTGCCAATTATTCTTGGATCAGCGATAATATCTTGCAATTCCAGTCAACTGGCATGCTTGGTATTGGCGAAGGAATCACGGCCTCAATCACTTTCTCGAAAAATATTTTCACGCCCTATGCCCCGACGTTTATTGAAAAGTATGCTTTTTATCTTTGGTTTATCATTCCGCTTGTCGCTTTTGCAATTTGCTTCGGCCTTTGGAATAAATATGGCAAAGATCCCAGAATGGACAAAACAATCATCACTGAGTTTGATGTGCCGGAAAAGCTTTCTCCATTGGAATTGGGGACGCTTTTTTTCAATGGAACATTAAAGAATGAATATATCACCGCCGCAATCATCAATCTGGCAGTCAAAAAAATTATCCAGATCGAGGAGACCGAAGGACTTGATTCTGTGCCGGATGGTCCCGCTAAGGAAGTGGTCTCTGAATTTTCAGACAAGCAAAAAAGTTTCATAGAAAAGACCTTGAATTTTTTGCATATCGGCAAAGATTTTCGATTGAAAATAATTGATCAGGCAAGAATAGCCGAACTTTCCCAGCCGGAGCAAGTTTTGATCGAAGGTGTATTTTCAGGGAAAGACGAAGTGATGCTTTCGTCGCTTCGCAATAAGTTTTACCAAAGCATATCGAAGATTAAAAAAGAAACCATAAAAAACTTGGAGGAGAAAAAGTTTATCGAAGTTGCTGGCTTGAGTTTCCAAGTCGCCTTTTTGATTTTAGGTGTTGCTTTTGTGTTTTTGACATTTATCCTTGCGGCTTATTCCTTTCTGAGTTTGCCGGCAATGATCTTCACTACGATTATTCTCTTTATTTTCGCCTTTTTGATGCCCAAAAGAACATCTTCTGGGGCTGAAGTTTTTTGGAAAACGCAAGGTTTCAAGCTCTACATGGAAACGGCAGAAAAGTACCGTGACCAATTTTATGAGAAAGAAAATATTTTTGAAAAACTTTTACCCTACGCGATTATGTTTGGAATGACGAAACTCTGGATTAAGAAAATGAAAGAAATCTATGGCGAAGATTATTTCAATTCCTATCACCCTGGTTGGTTTGTTGGTAGCAGTCTTGCATCCTTTGACGCGGATAGTTTTTCATCGCAGATCGACAGCTTGTCTTCGGCAATGGCCGCCAATACTTCTTCCGGCTCAGGTGCTGGCGGTGGCGGCGGTTCAGGCGGTGGCGGAGGAGGCGGTGGTGGGGGAGGATGGTAA
- a CDS encoding DUF3048 domain-containing protein translates to MGSKKKTIAIIVVIILIAGGGYWFFKNQNQQAAKKQIDLNPKKAAQTGPLNSENVSPISGLACENWKNRSVAVMQPADVLARPAAGFSQADMVIEMPAYTSSVTRLMGVYLCDIPKEIGAIRSARHDYIALAKGLDSVYINWGGSHFALDLLKDKTLIDNIDCLVYSGKYCDRWDWKNDPKMRMEDSGHVKAEKVQQAMTDLGYRTENKFVGYPHQAETPLEDRPSGGHLRVAFANPYDATYDYDKATNSYLRTWDETADTDRNNGQRLAPKNVVVIFAKSEQITNTQDYVGQGLQDPWKNVEEIKKTGVESISGRYNNVEIGDPWYDATDSGEAHYYMNGKEMTGTWKKDRSSLDSKLFFYDQSGQEIQFVPGQIWLEILEPGQNLKWTPAE, encoded by the coding sequence ATGGGAAGTAAGAAAAAAACTATCGCGATTATTGTTGTAATAATACTGATTGCGGGTGGTGGTTATTGGTTTTTCAAAAACCAAAATCAGCAGGCAGCGAAAAAACAAATTGATCTTAACCCTAAAAAGGCCGCACAAACTGGTCCGCTCAATAGTGAAAACGTCAGCCCGATTTCCGGATTGGCTTGTGAGAATTGGAAAAATCGTTCCGTAGCAGTTATGCAACCAGCTGATGTGCTCGCGAGACCAGCCGCCGGATTTTCACAGGCTGACATGGTAATTGAAATGCCCGCCTACACTTCTTCTGTGACACGCCTGATGGGAGTCTATCTTTGCGACATTCCAAAAGAAATTGGCGCAATTAGAAGTGCCCGCCATGACTACATCGCCCTTGCCAAGGGACTTGATTCCGTGTATATCAATTGGGGTGGTTCGCATTTCGCGCTAGATCTTTTGAAAGACAAAACACTGATTGATAACATTGATTGCTTAGTTTATTCTGGAAAATATTGCGATCGTTGGGATTGGAAAAATGACCCCAAGATGCGGATGGAAGACTCCGGCCACGTCAAAGCGGAAAAAGTACAGCAAGCCATGACTGACTTGGGCTATCGGACGGAAAATAAATTTGTCGGCTATCCCCATCAAGCGGAAACTCCGCTCGAAGACCGGCCCAGTGGCGGACATCTGCGTGTCGCCTTTGCCAATCCCTACGATGCTACCTACGACTACGACAAAGCCACCAATTCCTATCTGCGCACCTGGGATGAAACAGCCGACACAGACCGAAACAACGGCCAAAGATTGGCACCAAAAAATGTCGTCGTAATTTTTGCTAAATCGGAACAAATCACCAATACCCAAGATTATGTCGGCCAAGGCTTGCAAGATCCATGGAAGAATGTCGAAGAAATCAAAAAAACCGGCGTCGAAAGCATCAGTGGGCGCTATAATAATGTGGAAATTGGCGACCCGTGGTACGATGCAACAGACTCTGGCGAAGCGCACTATTATATGAATGGAAAAGAAATGACCGGCACTTGGAAAAAAGACCGTTCCAGCCTAGACAGCAAGCTCTTTTTCTATGACCAGAGCGGACAAGAGATTCAGTTCGTGCCCGGACAGATCTGGCTGGAAATCTTGGAGCCTGGACAAAATCTAAAATGGACTCCAGCAGAATAA